From the Clostridium putrefaciens genome, one window contains:
- the yihA gene encoding ribosome biogenesis GTP-binding protein YihA/YsxC: protein MIIKTSDFVTSAVTKRQYPEDKRTEIAFLGRSNVGKSSLINALTNRKKLAKVSSTPGRTRLINFFLINDDFHLVDLPGYGYAKVSKTEKARWGKIIEEYLVSSTTLNRVVLLVDSRHKPSPDDVMMYEWINYNNYDVVVIATKSDKISKREKAMNEKLIKDTLNLKPEHRLIFFSAVKKDGREDLVNLLFEDLALK from the coding sequence ATGATAATAAAAACATCAGATTTTGTAACATCAGCCGTAACTAAAAGGCAATATCCAGAGGATAAGAGGACAGAAATAGCATTCCTAGGAAGATCTAATGTAGGTAAGTCTTCACTTATTAACGCTTTGACAAATAGAAAAAAGCTTGCAAAGGTAAGTTCTACACCAGGTAGAACACGACTTATAAACTTCTTTCTAATAAATGATGATTTTCACTTGGTAGACCTTCCAGGGTATGGATATGCTAAAGTCTCTAAAACTGAAAAGGCACGTTGGGGTAAGATAATTGAAGAATATCTTGTTAGTAGCACTACGCTTAATAGAGTTGTACTATTAGTAGATTCTAGACATAAACCATCGCCAGATGATGTTATGATGTATGAGTGGATAAATTATAATAATTATGACGTAGTTGTAATTGCAACTAAGAGCGATAAGATATCAAAAAGAGAAAAAGCTATGAATGAAAAACTTATAAAGGATACATTAAACTTAAAGCCGGAACACAGGTTGATATTCTTTTCAGCTGTTAAAAAGGATGGAAGAGAGGACCTTGTAAATCTATTGTTTGAAGATCTAGCATTAAAGTAA
- the lon gene encoding endopeptidase La translates to MDKKVKEIPLIPLRGITIFPYMVLHFDVGREKSIAALEEAMMRDQEIFLVSQKDAKIEEPEESEIYTVGTLCSIKQILKLPGDTVRVLVEGLSRAKIIKYVEKEPFYKAEINVLEEDDYVKDNKCEALVRTLREVFEDYIKLSATIPSEALISFDDMEDPGRLCDIISSYLMLKGDIKQELLEVFDIAKRIEKLIVVINNELEILNIEKKIGVRVKNKIDKVQKEYYLREQLKAIQEELGEDDEEKKEITKYKNKIKKAKLPKQAKERALHELERLKNTGSYSSEGGVIRSYVDWILELPWNVETTDNVDIKRAREILEAEHYGLDDVKDRIIEYLAVKHMSKSLKGPILCLVGPPGVGKTSIAKSVAHALNRNFVRMSLGGVKDEAEIRGHRKTYVGAIPGRIVYGMKQAKSKNPLFLLDEIDKMSNDFRGDPSDALLEVLDSEQNNTFRDHYLELEMDLSDVMFITTANTLDTIPRPLLDRMEIIDVSGYTYEEKLNIAKRHLVPKQLKEHNVDEDIIKFTDSAISEIIEGYTRESGVRSLERQIASVIRKSLTEMLEKDTKSENITISQIKKYLGNVKFTYDKADKEDKIGVVTGMAWTAYGGDILPIEVSAMSGTGKLELTGQLGDVMKESAKAGYSYVRANASKYGIDPDFYKTTDLHIHVPEGAVPKDGPSAGVTMISAIVSALSKKKVRHNVAMTGEITLTGRVLPIGGLKEKCLAAYRAGIDTVIIPKENEKDLLKMPKSIKSKLNFIVATHIDEVIKDALIEEK, encoded by the coding sequence ATGGATAAAAAAGTAAAAGAAATTCCTCTTATTCCTTTAAGAGGAATAACTATTTTTCCTTATATGGTCTTACATTTTGATGTAGGTAGAGAAAAGTCTATTGCTGCATTAGAGGAAGCTATGATGAGGGATCAGGAAATATTTCTTGTATCTCAAAAAGATGCGAAGATAGAAGAACCAGAAGAAAGCGAAATCTATACTGTAGGGACCTTGTGTAGCATAAAACAAATATTAAAATTACCAGGAGATACGGTAAGAGTATTAGTAGAAGGATTAAGCAGAGCTAAAATTATAAAATATGTAGAAAAAGAGCCTTTTTATAAAGCAGAAATTAATGTGTTAGAAGAAGACGACTATGTAAAAGATAACAAATGTGAAGCCTTAGTTAGAACGCTTAGAGAGGTATTTGAAGATTATATAAAATTATCAGCAACTATACCTTCAGAAGCTTTAATTAGCTTTGATGATATGGAAGACCCAGGAAGGTTATGTGATATAATTAGCTCTTATCTAATGCTTAAGGGTGATATAAAGCAAGAACTTTTAGAAGTATTTGATATAGCTAAGAGAATAGAAAAATTAATTGTAGTTATAAATAATGAACTTGAAATTTTAAATATAGAAAAAAAGATAGGAGTAAGAGTAAAGAACAAAATAGATAAAGTTCAAAAGGAATATTATCTAAGAGAACAATTAAAAGCAATTCAAGAAGAACTAGGAGAAGATGACGAAGAAAAAAAAGAAATAACCAAATATAAAAATAAAATAAAAAAAGCAAAGCTTCCAAAACAAGCTAAGGAAAGAGCTCTTCATGAATTAGAAAGATTAAAAAACACAGGAAGTTATTCTTCTGAAGGTGGGGTTATAAGATCATACGTTGATTGGATATTAGAGCTACCTTGGAATGTTGAAACTACTGATAATGTAGATATAAAAAGAGCAAGAGAAATATTAGAAGCAGAGCATTATGGATTGGATGATGTAAAAGATAGGATAATAGAATATTTAGCAGTAAAGCATATGAGTAAGTCTCTAAAAGGGCCAATACTTTGTTTAGTAGGGCCTCCTGGGGTTGGAAAAACATCTATAGCTAAATCTGTAGCTCATGCTTTAAATAGAAATTTTGTTAGGATGTCTTTAGGTGGAGTAAAGGATGAAGCAGAAATAAGAGGACATAGAAAGACTTATGTTGGAGCTATACCTGGAAGAATAGTATATGGTATGAAGCAAGCCAAATCTAAAAATCCTTTATTTTTATTAGATGAAATAGATAAGATGAGTAATGACTTTAGAGGAGATCCTTCAGATGCTTTATTAGAAGTATTAGACTCAGAGCAAAATAATACTTTTCGGGATCATTATTTAGAGCTCGAAATGGATCTTTCAGATGTAATGTTTATAACTACAGCAAATACATTAGATACAATACCAAGACCTCTTTTAGATAGAATGGAGATAATAGATGTATCAGGATATACCTATGAAGAAAAACTAAATATAGCTAAAAGACACTTAGTTCCTAAACAATTGAAAGAACATAATGTAGATGAAGATATAATCAAATTTACTGACAGTGCTATTAGTGAAATTATAGAGGGATACACTAGAGAGTCAGGTGTTAGAAGTTTAGAAAGACAGATAGCGTCTGTTATAAGAAAGAGCTTAACAGAAATGCTAGAAAAAGACACTAAATCAGAAAATATAACAATAAGTCAAATTAAAAAGTATTTAGGAAATGTGAAGTTTACTTATGATAAAGCAGATAAAGAAGATAAAATAGGCGTAGTTACAGGAATGGCTTGGACTGCTTATGGTGGAGATATATTACCTATAGAAGTAAGTGCCATGAGTGGAACAGGAAAGCTAGAACTTACAGGACAATTAGGCGATGTTATGAAAGAATCAGCTAAAGCAGGATATAGTTATGTTAGAGCAAATGCGTCTAAGTATGGTATAGATCCAGATTTCTATAAGACAACAGATTTGCATATACATGTACCGGAAGGTGCAGTTCCAAAAGATGGACCTTCAGCAGGGGTTACCATGATAAGTGCAATAGTATCAGCACTGTCTAAGAAAAAGGTAAGACATAATGTTGCCATGACAGGTGAAATAACTTTAACAGGTAGAGTACTACCTATAGGCGGACTTAAAGAAAAATGCTTGGCAGCTTATAGAGCAGGTATAGATACAGTGATAATACCAAAAGAAAATGAAAAAGATCTATTAAAAATGCCTAAATCTATAAAAAGCAAATTAAACTTTATTGTAGCTACACATATAGATGAAGTTATAAAAGATGCTTTAATTGAGGAGAAGTAA
- the clpX gene encoding ATP-dependent Clp protease ATP-binding subunit ClpX produces MVKYDDKKQLKCSFCGKNQDQVRRLIAGPGVYICDECIELCSEIITDEFEESLQLDVTSIPKPTEIKNYLDQYVISQNDAKRSLAVAVYNHYKRINSNEGEHDVELQKSNILLLGPTGSGKTLLAQTLAKFLNVPFAMADATTLTEAGYVGEDVENILLKLIQNADYDVERAEKGIIYIDEIDKVSRKSENPSITRDVSGEGVQQALLKMLEGTVASVPPQGGRKHPHQEFIQINTSNILFICGGAFDGVDKIIEKRTRKSSMGFGANIQSKNEKDMGKLLKDILPGDLLKFGLIPEFVGRLPIVVTLETLDKNALVSILSEPKNALVKQYKKLFELDDVTLDFEDGALEAIAEEALNRNTGARGLRAIIEEIMRDIMFDIPSDEEIHKVIITKESVTTKKPLFERVEGQKRLPVKPKKSKSKKGIESA; encoded by the coding sequence ATGGTAAAATATGATGATAAAAAGCAATTGAAGTGCTCCTTTTGTGGGAAAAACCAGGATCAAGTAAGAAGACTTATAGCAGGTCCTGGAGTTTATATATGCGATGAATGTATAGAACTATGCTCAGAAATTATTACAGATGAATTTGAAGAAAGCTTGCAGTTAGATGTAACTTCAATTCCTAAACCAACTGAAATTAAAAATTACTTGGATCAATATGTCATTTCTCAAAATGATGCAAAGAGATCTTTAGCGGTGGCTGTTTACAACCACTATAAAAGGATAAATTCTAATGAGGGTGAACATGATGTTGAACTTCAAAAAAGTAATATATTATTGCTTGGTCCAACTGGTTCAGGAAAGACATTATTAGCACAAACCCTAGCAAAATTTTTAAATGTTCCTTTTGCTATGGCTGATGCTACTACATTAACAGAAGCAGGATATGTAGGTGAGGATGTTGAAAATATACTTTTAAAGCTAATTCAAAATGCAGACTATGACGTTGAAAGAGCGGAAAAGGGCATAATATATATAGACGAAATAGATAAGGTATCAAGAAAATCAGAAAATCCATCTATAACCCGTGATGTTTCTGGAGAAGGGGTTCAACAGGCACTTCTTAAAATGTTAGAAGGTACTGTGGCTTCAGTTCCACCTCAAGGAGGAAGGAAACATCCTCACCAAGAGTTTATACAAATTAATACTTCTAATATATTATTTATATGTGGAGGTGCTTTTGATGGTGTGGATAAGATAATAGAAAAGAGAACTAGAAAAAGTTCTATGGGATTTGGAGCAAATATTCAGTCTAAAAATGAAAAGGATATGGGTAAATTACTTAAAGATATATTACCAGGAGATCTTTTAAAGTTTGGACTTATACCAGAATTCGTAGGTAGACTTCCAATAGTTGTTACATTAGAAACTTTAGATAAAAATGCTTTAGTAAGTATACTAAGTGAACCTAAAAATGCTCTTGTTAAACAATATAAGAAATTGTTTGAATTAGATGATGTAACTTTAGATTTTGAAGATGGAGCTTTAGAAGCTATAGCTGAAGAAGCACTAAATAGAAATACTGGAGCAAGGGGTCTTAGGGCTATAATTGAAGAGATAATGAGAGATATAATGTTTGATATTCCTTCAGATGAAGAAATACACAAGGTTATAATAACTAAAGAATCTGTAACAACTAAAAAGCCTCTTTTCGAAAGAGTAGAAGGACAAAAAAGATTACCTGTCAAACCAAAAAAGTCTAAGAGTAAAAAAGGCATAGAAAGTGCTTAA
- the clpP gene encoding ATP-dependent Clp endopeptidase proteolytic subunit ClpP, producing MSLVPMVVEQTNRGERSYDIFSRLLKDRIILLSDEVNDTTASLIVAQLLFLESEDPDKDIHLYINSPGGSITSGMAIYDTMQYIKPDVSTICVGMAASMGSFLLTAGAKGKRFALPNSEIMIHQPLGGFQGQATDIDIHARRILRTKDLLNKILSERTGQPIEVIKRDVERDYFMTSEEAMNYGIIDKVLVKNELDV from the coding sequence ATGAGTTTAGTACCTATGGTAGTAGAACAAACTAATAGAGGAGAGAGATCTTACGATATATTTTCAAGACTTTTAAAGGATAGAATAATACTTTTAAGTGATGAAGTTAATGACACTACTGCAAGCCTTATAGTAGCTCAACTACTTTTCTTGGAAAGTGAAGATCCAGATAAAGATATACATTTATATATAAATAGTCCAGGAGGATCGATAACATCTGGTATGGCTATTTATGATACTATGCAATATATAAAACCTGATGTATCCACAATATGTGTGGGAATGGCAGCTTCTATGGGATCATTTTTATTAACAGCAGGAGCAAAAGGAAAAAGATTTGCTCTTCCTAATAGTGAAATTATGATACATCAACCACTTGGTGGATTTCAAGGTCAGGCAACAGATATAGATATACATGCAAGACGAATATTAAGAACAAAAGATTTATTAAATAAGATATTAAGTGAGAGAACAGGTCAACCAATTGAAGTTATAAAAAGAGATGTAGAAAGAGATTATTTCATGACTTCAGAAGAAGCTATGAATTATGGAATAATAGACAAAGTTTTAGTGAAAAATGAACTAGATGTATAA
- the tig gene encoding trigger factor produces MNVKMEKPEINMVKLEITVDAKNFSEALKKSYNKNVKKFNVPGFRKGKTPIGILKQYYGIEVLYEDAINFCCEDTYPKAIDENNLEVVDYPEIDIVQIEEGKDFIYTAKVVVKPEVKLGEYKGLEIKKPKYEIDEEEVQKQLKAMQEKNARLEVKEEGKVEDGNIAVIDFKGFIDGEVFEGGEGKEYPLEIGSGTFIGDFEQQLIGTAVGESKNINVNFPENYGNEDLNGKPTTFEVMVNEIKVKELPNLDDEFAKEVSEFDTLEELTKDIAKKLAEDNELKEKREFEEAVVEAVCANATIDIPEVMIKKEIDQMMKDLEMRLQYQGLDLETYYSYTNNTEQKMRDFMKENAEKKVKTDLVLQKISEVEKTEATEEEIREKAMEVATQYGDKEIEKTAELIVNAQGELLKSDVIIAKTLDFIVKSSKVIEE; encoded by the coding sequence ATGAATGTTAAAATGGAAAAACCAGAAATAAACATGGTTAAACTAGAAATTACAGTAGATGCTAAGAATTTTAGTGAAGCATTGAAGAAGTCATATAATAAGAATGTAAAAAAATTCAATGTACCAGGATTCAGAAAAGGCAAAACACCAATAGGAATCTTAAAACAATATTATGGCATAGAAGTACTTTATGAAGATGCTATAAATTTCTGTTGTGAAGATACATACCCAAAAGCTATTGATGAAAATAACCTTGAAGTAGTAGATTACCCTGAAATAGACATAGTTCAAATAGAAGAAGGAAAAGACTTTATTTATACTGCAAAAGTTGTAGTTAAACCTGAAGTTAAACTTGGAGAATACAAAGGACTGGAGATAAAAAAACCAAAATATGAAATAGACGAAGAAGAAGTCCAAAAACAACTTAAAGCTATGCAGGAAAAAAATGCTAGATTAGAAGTTAAAGAAGAAGGCAAGGTTGAAGATGGCAATATCGCAGTTATAGATTTTAAAGGCTTTATAGATGGAGAGGTTTTTGAAGGTGGAGAAGGAAAAGAATATCCACTTGAAATAGGATCAGGAACATTTATAGGAGACTTTGAACAACAATTAATAGGAACTGCAGTTGGAGAAAGTAAAAATATTAATGTTAATTTCCCAGAAAACTACGGAAATGAAGATTTAAATGGAAAACCAACTACTTTTGAAGTAATGGTAAATGAAATAAAAGTTAAGGAACTTCCAAATTTAGATGATGAATTTGCGAAAGAGGTATCTGAGTTTGATACTTTAGAAGAATTAACAAAAGATATAGCGAAAAAGTTAGCAGAAGATAATGAATTAAAAGAAAAAAGAGAATTTGAAGAAGCTGTAGTAGAAGCTGTTTGCGCTAATGCAACTATAGATATACCAGAAGTAATGATTAAAAAAGAGATAGATCAAATGATGAAGGACTTAGAAATGAGACTACAATATCAAGGATTAGATCTTGAAACTTATTACTCATATACTAACAATACAGAACAAAAAATGAGAGACTTTATGAAAGAAAACGCAGAGAAAAAGGTTAAAACTGACTTAGTTCTTCAAAAAATTAGTGAAGTTGAAAAAACAGAAGCTACAGAAGAAGAAATAAGAGAAAAGGCTATGGAAGTTGCAACACAATATGGCGATAAAGAAATAGAAAAAACAGCTGAATTAATTGTTAACGCTCAAGGAGAATTATTAAAATCAGATGTTATAATTGCAAAGACATTAGACTTCATAGTAAAAAGCAGTAAAGTTATAGAAGAATAA
- a CDS encoding bacteriohemerythrin, with translation MFFWKDYYSVNIINIDNQHKELFRIANKLSNFIKEYDITTDQYDDIKQILNELTDYTIYHFQFEENLMLTNGYEDISIHKVQHETFINKIKMLEFNEDIYINQKRSMLEALSFLLDWVSNHILITDMKYKAFLNGKGVI, from the coding sequence ATGTTTTTTTGGAAAGATTATTATAGTGTTAATATAATTAATATAGATAATCAACATAAAGAGCTGTTTAGAATTGCAAATAAATTATCTAATTTTATAAAAGAATATGATATTACAACTGATCAATATGATGATATTAAACAAATTTTAAATGAGCTAACAGATTATACAATATATCACTTTCAATTTGAGGAAAATCTAATGCTTACCAATGGATATGAAGATATTTCTATACATAAAGTTCAACACGAGACCTTTATAAATAAAATAAAGATGTTAGAATTCAATGAAGATATCTATATAAATCAAAAAAGATCTATGCTAGAAGCACTTTCTTTTTTATTGGACTGGGTAAGTAACCATATACTTATAACGGATATGAAATATAAAGCTTTTCTTAATGGAAAGGGCGTAATATAA
- a CDS encoding DUF4250 domain-containing protein yields MDKEMIKNMDPNMLLSILNMKLRDEFNILEDLIKSYDLDRDELINKLSKSGYIYNIKINQFTQK; encoded by the coding sequence ATGGATAAAGAAATGATTAAAAATATGGATCCCAATATGCTCTTAAGTATATTAAATATGAAGCTAAGAGATGAATTTAATATACTAGAAGATTTAATTAAAAGTTATGATTTAGATAGGGACGAGTTAATAAATAAACTATCAAAATCAGGTTATATATATAATATTAAAATTAATCAATTTACACAAAAATAG
- a CDS encoding murein hydrolase activator EnvC family protein — MFKKKYLCIFISVSLLFTTVNVVYAAPSYVNKKENEIQENNKKIKELENRNKEIPKIQYDLKVDLNSLQNKLQEKEKQLEDIKSKISHYENEIAKIEENVSLISKDIKETEDMINKKTEEIKKREEEEKEKEEILGQRLRGMYINNPTDAILKAILDSGDFGDLISRVNNISRMIKLDKELIEEVRSMKENLESERKGLEEEKNNLDKKMILLSVNKEKVKSTQKELLTEKDNGQRIISDLNIIEENKKLTINKLEKEKSSNEQDVSKLVQFNDKARQQIDSFIKEQINSKPEEKAPLKDNNQGNSSGFIRPVGGSITNGFGERIHPITGAKGMHHGVDIAVGRGTSIKAAQSGTVITATYNNIYGNMIILSHGNGVQTVYAHAESLNVSSGQQVKQGQVIAQVGSTGISTGPHLHFEVRINGSVVNPMSYIQ, encoded by the coding sequence TTGTTTAAAAAGAAGTATTTATGTATTTTCATAAGTGTTTCTTTGCTTTTTACTACGGTTAATGTCGTTTATGCAGCTCCGAGTTATGTAAATAAGAAAGAAAATGAAATACAAGAAAATAATAAAAAGATAAAAGAACTAGAAAATAGAAATAAAGAAATACCTAAAATACAATATGATTTAAAAGTAGATTTAAATTCTCTTCAAAATAAATTACAAGAAAAAGAAAAACAACTTGAAGATATAAAATCTAAGATAAGTCATTACGAAAACGAGATAGCTAAGATCGAGGAGAATGTATCATTAATTTCTAAAGATATCAAAGAAACAGAAGATATGATTAACAAAAAGACTGAAGAAATAAAAAAACGTGAAGAAGAAGAGAAAGAAAAGGAAGAAATATTAGGTCAAAGACTTAGAGGAATGTACATAAATAACCCAACAGATGCAATCTTAAAAGCTATTTTAGATAGTGGTGATTTTGGAGATTTAATTTCAAGGGTAAATAATATTAGTCGCATGATAAAACTAGATAAAGAACTTATAGAAGAAGTAAGAAGTATGAAAGAGAATCTAGAAAGTGAAAGAAAAGGCTTAGAAGAAGAAAAGAACAATTTAGATAAAAAGATGATTTTATTATCAGTTAATAAAGAAAAGGTAAAATCTACTCAAAAGGAATTGTTAACTGAAAAAGATAATGGACAAAGAATAATATCAGATCTAAATATTATTGAAGAGAATAAGAAATTAACTATAAATAAATTAGAAAAAGAGAAGTCTTCAAACGAGCAAGATGTATCAAAACTTGTACAATTTAATGATAAAGCGAGACAACAAATAGATAGCTTTATTAAAGAACAAATTAACAGCAAACCGGAAGAAAAAGCTCCGCTAAAGGATAACAACCAGGGTAATTCATCAGGATTTATAAGACCTGTAGGTGGAAGTATCACTAATGGGTTCGGTGAAAGGATTCATCCAATAACTGGCGCTAAGGGTATGCATCATGGAGTGGATATAGCAGTAGGAAGAGGAACGTCTATAAAAGCAGCTCAAAGTGGTACTGTTATTACAGCAACGTATAATAATATATATGGAAATATGATTATTTTAAGTCATGGAAATGGTGTACAAACTGTTTATGCGCATGCTGAGAGCCTTAATGTATCCTCAGGGCAGCAAGTAAAACAAGGACAAGTTATTGCACAGGTAGGCTCAACGGGTATTAGTACAGGTCCACATCTCCATTTTGAAGTTAGAATAAATGGAAGTGTAGTAAACCCCATGTCATATATACAATAA
- the thiI gene encoding tRNA uracil 4-sulfurtransferase ThiI has product MKRIILVKYASEIFLKGLNRNKFEKKLKENIKKVLKDIDYEFITDQNRWFIAGEDLQGIIDRVKRVFGIAELCIVRMIPAEIEEIKVEALKVMKDINPHDFKVETKRANKDFPIGSLDVSRDLGSYILSNMEEMIVNVNKPEYILNIEIRKNAYVYEKKIKAIGGMPYGMNGSTMLMLSGGFDSPVAGYLMGRRGVELSCVYYHSSPYTSERAKEKVKDLSKILASYTGHIKLYVVPFTDIQMGIVEKCREDELTIIMRRFMMRLACKLASVKGIDSVTTGESVGQVASQTMEGLIVSDDVSDRPVFRPLIAMDKNDIMDIAREAGTYDTSILPYEDCCTIFVPKHPKTKPRLKEIIKSEEALDIELLVKEAINNTELIEF; this is encoded by the coding sequence ATGAAAAGAATAATATTAGTAAAATACGCATCAGAAATATTTCTTAAGGGTTTAAATAGAAATAAATTTGAAAAAAAGCTTAAAGAAAATATAAAAAAGGTATTAAAGGATATTGATTATGAATTTATAACAGATCAAAATAGATGGTTTATAGCAGGAGAGGACCTTCAAGGAATAATAGATAGAGTTAAGAGAGTCTTTGGTATTGCTGAGCTTTGTATTGTTAGAATGATACCAGCAGAAATTGAAGAAATTAAAGTAGAGGCCTTAAAGGTTATGAAAGATATAAATCCACATGACTTTAAGGTGGAAACTAAAAGGGCAAACAAAGATTTTCCTATAGGTTCTTTAGATGTTAGTAGGGATCTTGGTTCCTACATATTAAGCAATATGGAAGAAATGATAGTTAACGTAAATAAACCTGAATATATTTTAAATATTGAAATAAGAAAAAATGCCTATGTATATGAAAAGAAAATAAAAGCTATAGGCGGAATGCCTTATGGTATGAATGGAAGCACAATGCTTATGCTATCAGGTGGGTTTGATTCTCCAGTTGCAGGGTACTTAATGGGTAGACGGGGAGTAGAATTAAGCTGCGTTTATTACCATAGTTCACCCTATACTAGTGAAAGAGCTAAAGAAAAGGTAAAAGATTTATCAAAGATACTAGCGTCTTATACTGGGCATATAAAGCTTTATGTAGTACCTTTTACTGACATACAGATGGGCATAGTTGAAAAGTGCAGAGAAGATGAACTTACAATAATAATGAGAAGATTTATGATGAGACTTGCCTGCAAACTTGCAAGTGTAAAGGGTATAGACTCAGTAACAACTGGTGAAAGTGTAGGTCAGGTAGCAAGTCAAACTATGGAAGGGTTAATAGTAAGTGATGACGTATCAGATAGACCTGTTTTTAGACCATTAATAGCTATGGATAAGAATGATATAATGGATATAGCAAGGGAAGCGGGAACTTATGATACATCTATACTACCTTATGAAGATTGTTGTACTATCTTTGTTCCAAAACATCCTAAAACTAAGCCAAGACTTAAAGAAATAATAAAGTCTGAAGAGGCTTTAGATATAGAACTATTAGTAAAAGAAGCAATAAACAATACTGAATTAATAGAATTTTAA
- a CDS encoding cysteine desulfurase family protein gives MEIYLDNSATTKPYNEVIEILVSTMKEVYGNPSSAHKLGFMAEKKLNEARDTISNTINCSKEEIIFTSGGSESNNLAIKGFVKSGNHIITCATEHSSVLNTIKEMEKQGVKVTYLSLDTEGKIDLEELKNSINKDTVLVSLMHVNNETGIIQDLKSIGNIIKEKSHRAKFHVDSVQGFGKLNINVQECNIDLLSASGHKIHAPRGVGFLYIKNKLRPKPLIEGGGQEKGFRGGTENVASITALALASKIMCDNIKENYIKVKSIKAYFIEELKDFEGVRINSPLKDEFSPYILNISFKNIKGEVLLHALEDDGIYVSTGSACSSKNSKESRILKALLVPNDYLEGAIRFSFSEFTTRDEIDYTLQVLKKSLGFLRRVKI, from the coding sequence ATGGAAATATATTTAGATAACAGTGCTACCACGAAACCTTATAATGAGGTTATAGAGATTTTAGTGTCTACAATGAAAGAGGTTTATGGTAATCCATCTTCTGCTCATAAATTAGGTTTTATGGCAGAAAAGAAATTAAATGAGGCTAGAGATACCATTAGTAACACAATAAATTGTTCAAAAGAAGAAATTATATTTACATCTGGGGGTAGTGAAAGTAATAATCTTGCTATTAAGGGCTTTGTTAAATCTGGTAATCATATTATAACTTGTGCTACTGAGCATTCTAGTGTTTTAAATACAATAAAAGAAATGGAAAAACAAGGCGTAAAAGTTACATATCTTTCTTTAGATACAGAAGGAAAGATTGACTTAGAGGAGCTTAAAAATAGTATAAATAAAGATACAGTGCTTGTATCTTTAATGCATGTAAATAACGAGACTGGTATAATCCAAGATTTAAAGTCCATAGGGAACATAATAAAAGAAAAAAGCCACAGAGCTAAATTTCATGTGGATTCAGTACAAGGTTTCGGAAAGCTTAATATAAATGTACAAGAATGTAATATTGACTTGTTATCTGCTAGTGGACATAAAATTCATGCACCTAGAGGTGTAGGGTTTTTATATATAAAAAATAAGCTAAGACCTAAACCACTTATTGAAGGTGGAGGTCAAGAAAAAGGTTTTAGAGGGGGCACTGAAAATGTTGCATCTATAACCGCATTAGCATTAGCAAGTAAGATTATGTGTGATAATATAAAAGAAAATTATATTAAGGTTAAGTCTATTAAAGCATATTTTATTGAGGAATTAAAAGATTTTGAAGGGGTTAGGATAAATAGCCCACTAAAGGATGAGTTTAGTCCTTACATATTAAATATAAGTTTTAAAAATATAAAAGGAGAGGTTTTGCTTCATGCTTTAGAGGATGATGGTATTTATGTTTCTACAGGATCTGCATGTTCATCAAAAAACTCTAAAGAAAGTAGAATTTTAAAAGCTCTTTTAGTGCCTAATGATTACCTAGAGGGTGCTATTAGATTTAGCTTTTCAGAGTTTACAACTAGAGATGAAATAGATTATACTTTGCAAGTGCTAAAAAAGTCACTTGGATTTTTAAGGAGAGTTAAAATATGA
- a CDS encoding PspC domain-containing protein yields the protein MNDKKRLYKIKDQSMISGVCAGVAEYFDIDVSIVRLVWIGLAFIYFVGVIVYIAAAIVLPDKKDLIKKDPNFNKPFEDVDYHESKKNYTENDFK from the coding sequence ATGAATGATAAAAAAAGATTATATAAAATTAAAGACCAATCAATGATTTCTGGTGTTTGTGCTGGGGTTGCTGAATATTTTGATATAGATGTATCTATTGTAAGATTAGTTTGGATAGGTCTAGCCTTTATTTATTTTGTAGGTGTTATAGTTTATATTGCAGCTGCTATTGTATTACCTGATAAAAAAGATTTAATAAAAAAAGATCCAAATTTTAATAAACCCTTTGAAGATGTAGATTATCATGAATCGAAGAAAAATTATACTGAAAATGATTTTAAATAA